The following are from one region of the Coffea eugenioides isolate CCC68of chromosome 2, Ceug_1.0, whole genome shotgun sequence genome:
- the LOC113759765 gene encoding uncharacterized protein LOC113759765, protein MTQMRLQTAADAVRCKTFPVFLEGKARQWFQGLPPRSIGSFTQLARLFSAQFVSSRAFSKSTARLMTIQQRPEESLREYMKLYTKLVERPPKSVREKLDRAREKVNAEEANRLKSAQERQRDDKRRRNADQGDVRRDQGRKNTYDRLPRSRSLGGDKPWTSLTAPRARVLAVMEQEGLSRPPRPLPGDKSRRDQGLYCAYHRDVGHDTEDCHHLKKDIEKLIKRGHLGQFIRDERVEQRRARPKLDHLSYPRNRPQGPRGRTPEQKAQNLAGVINTIAGGPVGGDSHTARRHNRPLPAEKARANG, encoded by the exons ATGACGCAGATGCGCCTGCAAACGGCCGCGGATGCGGTCAGATGCAAGACCTTCCCAGTGTTCCTGGAAGGAAAGGCCCGGCAGTGGTTCCAGGGACTTCCCCCCAGGTCGATCGGGTCTTTTACCCAGCTCGCACGACTGTTCTCAGCACAGTTCGTTTCTTCGCGAGCCTTCTCTAAAAGCACTGCTCGCCTCATGACTATCCAGCAAAGGCCCGAGGAGTCACTACGCGAATACATG AAGTTATACACTAAGCTCGTAGAGAGACCTCCCAAGTCAGTTCGGGAGAAGCTGGACCGAGCTCGCGAGAAGGTCAACGCTGAGGAAGCCAATCGCTTGAAGAGCGCGCAGGAAAGGCAGAGGGACGACAAACGCAGGAGGAATGCCGACCAGGGGGACGTGCGGCGTGACCAGGGGAGGAAAAATACTTATGACCGCCTGCCTAGGAGTCGGAGCCTGGGGGGAGATAAGCCTTGGACCTCCCTCACAGCGCCCCGAGCTCGCGTCCTCGCAGTGATGGAGCAAGAAGGGCTCTCCCGGCCTCCCCGACCTTTGCCGGGGGACAAAAGCAGACGGGACCAGGGCTTATACTGTGCATATCACCGAGATGTGGGACACGATACGGAGGATTGTCATCACCTCAAGAAGGACATTGAGAAGTTGATCAAGCGAGGCCACCTCGGGCAGTTCATACGTGACGAACGAGTTGAACAACGGCGGGCGAGGCCCAAATTAGATCATCTGAGCTACCCCCGCAACCGACCTCAAGGGCCTCGTGGCCGAACTCCCGAGCAGAAAGCTCAGAATCTGGCTGGGGTGATCAATACTATTGCAGGAGGACCGGTTGGAGGGGATAGTCATACAGCTCGGCGGCATAACCGCCCCCTCCCAGCGGAGAAAGCTCGAGCAAACGGCTGA